GGGCAAATCGTCAGTTATACCGAGTTGTCTAATTCGATAGGAGTGGAAGTCAATACCATAAAACGCTATTTGGATTATTTTGAAAACGCTTTCTTGATTCGTCGCTTGCCACCTTACTTTGCCAATTCCAAAAAAAGGCTCGTTAAATCTCCCAAAATTTTTATTCGAGATACCGGTATTCTCCATACGCTGTTTAATCTCGAAACGCAGGAAGATTTGGAAGGCTTTAATGGAAAAGGCAACTCTTGGGAAAGTTTTGTTATACAGCAGGTTATGGCTCAACTGCGACCCAATGTTTCGTCTTATTTTTACCGAACGCAGGATGGATCCGAACTCGATTTGGTGCTGGTGCGCGGGGTAGAACCCGTATTGGGACTGGAAATTAAGTATTCCAATGCACCCAAAATCAGTAAAGGGACAACCATTGCCTCACAGGACTTGGGCAATCTTCCCATTTTAGTCGTAACCCATTCGGCCTCGGAAGATTATGACCATAACGCAACGGTAAAAATCACGAGTTTTGAACGCCTGTTTACGCACCTTACCGCTTATCGGCTCATATAAATACAGAATCATTACACCCCTTCGGGGTTAGAATCGTTACACCCTTCGGGGTTTTTATTGGATGGTTGTGCTCAATGATAATGCTTTTTAAAAGCCCAAAGGGCTGATATGATTATAGACGATGGATGAATCAATTGAAAATGCGAACCCCGACGGGGTGATATTTTCTATAATCATGCCACCCCTTTAGGGTTTTCGATTACCTTTACCTTGCCCGTTACCACACTGTTGATCAAACTCGCCTTGTATTCTTTCAGCTTCTCTATCTCCTGCTCTTTGAGGCCAATGGCTTTGTCCATTTTTTGAGTGGCGGTTTCCAAATAATTATAAATTTCAATTTGTTCCTTGATTGGGGGAATTAAAATGGGCATTTTTCTTAGTAGTTCTTGGCTTAATGAGGCTCTGATAACCAAGTTCATTTCTTTTACAAAAAATGCTCTATGAGTTTTACTACTGAAATAATATTTAGAAAAGCCTTTGAACAAAGCACCCTGTTTTGGTCTGAACCTAATGAGGAAACCCGCAAAAGTTGAATTTTCAATAGTACTTAAACAGGTTGATGCAAACCCTATTTCTTCGGCTGTTTCTGAAGTTCTTGTAAATAATACATCTCCTTCTTCAACAGAATAGTACTTCCTGTCTTCTATACTTGATTCAGCTAAACCATTTACTGTTTTAGGTAATTCAATATTTTTATAAACATCTCCATAACTTATAAACGGATAACCTGAACCAAAATACTCTGCACCTTTACTTACTCCATTTTGGCATTGTCCGATATGTCTCAACCTCTTCACCTCCCAATGCTCCGGTATCTCCCCAATCCATTCAACGCCTGAATCTTTCATGGGTACATCGGGATTTAGGCCACGGGTAACAGCTTGGTGGATAAGGATTTGGCGGCGCTCTTTGAGGAGTTCTATCATGCGCTGCTTTTGGGTAATCGCCACCTCAATTTGCGCCGTTTTGCGGTCAAGAAATTGTGCAATGACGGTTTGTTCGGCAATCGACCCATAAGTAACAGGTAGATTAGAAAGTATGCCCATCCCGATATTCTGCTGAGTTCCAAAACTCCAACTCAATTCAACACCCTTTCTGAAAGTATATGATTGTAAGAACAAATGAAGATACTCAGGGGTTATTTTTTTTGCCTCTGCTCTAAAAACTGCTAAAGGTGACCAAATACTGAAGTCATTATTGGTCTTAACCATTGCTACATTCCCTGTCGTTGCCCCAGATTTGACCATATAAATATCACCTTTTCTGGGGCTGTATTTTTTAGAAAAGAGTAAGTGGTCTTTTAAAGAAATAAAACCGCGTTTTTTTTCAAAATCAATTTCTCCATTTTTTATAGCTTCTGCTGAAATAAAAGGAATGCCCTCGTCCAATAATTCAGGTGTTGTATGTGGGCCATCTGTTATCGGAATGCTAAGTAAATGTTTTACAAATGTCACCTCCCAATGTTCAGGAATATCACCGAGCCATTGGACGCCGGAGGGTTTGTAGTGGTTGTATTTGAGTAGGTTATTTTGCATTAAGGTACGATTCTAATTTTTTAGTAATTTCTTCGGTTGCGGGCAGCAGGCCCTTATAGGCTTTCGGTTCGTGTAAAAAAGCCGCTGTTACGTGTCTTTGCATTTCTTTAAAATGACAATGTGTTTGCTCCAACTAATTTCTCGTACCAATGGTACGAGATTTGTATCTTGCTGATATTCAGTCCAGTTCCCAATAAAGGTTAATCAGCTGAACATTCACCGCTTTGAGGGCTTCATATTGAGCCTCACGCACTTTTTGCTTTATTTCAGCAATAAATTCCGTTTGGGTTTTGTCTAAATTCATAAGTAAATCAAAGAGGTTAATTAGGCAACACGTTGTTGCCCAATTCAAAGTCCCAAAATCTCCCGAATCAGGCCGTCGCTTTCGGCGTCGAGTTGGAGGATGTCCGCGCCTACTTCTTCCAACGAGCGCAGGGGCTTGTGCCGATAAAAATACTTGTTGAAACTGATCTCGTAACCGATCTTGGTAGCGTCGAGGTTGAGCCAAGCTTCGGCCACGTGGGGTTTTACTTCGCGCAAAAAGTAAGCGTGGATATTTTCCTTCAGGGGTACGTTTTCGGTGTCGCGCAGGTCGCTTTCCGTTTCGTATTCCAGGTATTCACCTTTTTTGTCGGTGGCAAAATACCCGTAATCGGTCAATTGGGATTCGTCGCAGCCCAAATGCGCGAGGAGGGCGTCGAGCTTATCGCCCGTCAATTTGGTGATGCCCTTTACCACTTTTTCGGCGGTGGCGTCGTACCAGCTCACGGCGTTGAGGATGGCATTTTTCTCCGAGGCCGAAAGTTTGGATTTTGCGGCTTTCAGCTCGGCGTCTATTTCTTTTTTGAAAACATTAAAGTCGTTGTATTCGTCGGTGCCGATGGCCTGCATCAATTGGGCAGCGGCGGTGAGCAAATCCCGTTGCTTTTGCCACGCAGCGGGCGAGGTGAGGGTTTTGAGCTGCTTGGTATTGAGGTTCAACTCGTTTTTTTCGCACCAATCGGTCATGGCTTTTTCGTGTTGGGCGAGGTGGGTATATACTTCTTCGCCCCACTGCTCGTAAGCCCACTGCATGGGTTCACGCAGGGATTTATCAAAACGCAGTTCTTCAATGCGCTCGGTGCTGAACTGTGCTTTCAGGCGTTTGGGGCGCTCCACGGTCACTTTATAGTAGCCAAAATCGCGGTTATCAAATACCTGTGCCGCCAAGCCTTCGTCGCCCGGGCGTTCCACGGCCTGCATTTGGGTATAAACGTTCACGATCTCGCGGATGTGTTCGGGCGCAAACTCACAGTTTTTGTTGCCGAGGTTTTTGCGAAGTTTTCGGTAGAGTTGCCCGGCATCAATGAGCTGCACTTTGCCTTGGCGATGCGGGGCTTTTCGGTTGGAGAGCACCCAAATGTAGGTGGTGATGCCCGTGTTGTAAAACAGGTTGTTGGGCAACTGAATGATGGCTTCGAGCCAATCGTTTTCGATGATGTAACGGCGGATGTTGCTTTCGCCGCCGCCGGCATCGCCCGTAAACAAACTTGACCCGTTGTGTACCGAGGCCACCCGGCTGCCGCGCGGGCTTTTGTCGAGCGGCTTCATTTTGTTGACCATTTCCATTAAAAACAACAATTGTCCGTCCGAGGAGCGCGGCGTAGCGTCGGCGGGTTCTTCGTTGCCCCAGTAGTCGCGGAGGGTAATTTGGAAACGCGGGTCAATGATGTCTTTGCCGTCTTTGATGTATTTCTGCTCACTCGCCCACGACTTGCCGTAGGGCGGATTGGAGAGCATAAAATCAAAGGTTTTTCCCGCAAATTCATCCGTCGAAAGCGTCGAGCCTACGCGAATGTTTTCGGGGTTGTTGCCCTTGATCATCATGTCCGACTTACAAATGGCGTAGGTTTCGTCGTTGATTTCCTTGCCGAAAAGATATACATCACCCTTGGCGCGGATTTCGCCTTCTTCGTCTTTGATAAAATTCTGCGATTCGGTCAGCATCCCGCCCGAGCCGCAGGCCGGGTCGTAGATGGTCATGACCGGCGGCAGGTCGTCTTTGATGGGGTCAAAGATCACGTGCGTCATGAGGTCAATCACCTCACGGGGCGTAAAGTGTTCCCCGGCTTCTTCGTTGTTGTCTTCGTTGAACTTCCGAATCAATTCCTCAAACACGTAGCCCATGCCCAAGTTGCTTAGGGGTGGCAGTTTACGGCCTTCGGGGTCGAGTTTTTCAAAAGGGGTAAGATTGATGTACGAAGAGGTAAACTTCTCCAGCACATTGAGCAGCACGTCTTTGGCGGCCATGTGCCGCACCTGGCTTTTGAGCTTAAACTTGTCAATGATTTCCCTGACGTTGGGGCTGAAACCATTGAGGTATTCCTCAAAATTGGCTTGAAGAATCTGTTGGTTATTGGTGGCGGTATCGTGCAGTCGCTGCAATGTCCACGGACTGATGTTTTAAAACACATAACCCGACGCATCGCGCAGGCCGTTTTCATCCCATTCCGTAAAACCTGCCTCATCCCGCTGAAAGGCCAATTCTTCCATCACGGCCTCTTTGGTGGTTTCGAGGAGGGTATCCAATCGGCGGAGCACCACCATCGGTAAAATCACGTCGCGGTACTTTCCCCGCACATACACATCGCGCAAACAATCATCGGCAATGGACCAAATAAAAGACACTAATTTGTTGTGGACGGCTGTGTTCATCTACTGTTTTCCGATTTTAGAATAATAAAGAGCATTCAATTTGTAAAGTAATGAGGTCAATTCACAAACATACTATTTTTTAAAATCAGAAGTAAAGAGAAGAAAGGGGAGGCGGGCGTTCACAGCAAAACATAAGCATAGCATCACCGACCGCCCGTCACCTTTACCTCCCGGAACATATACGTATTGTCGCTGAGCCTCAGCGGTTTTTGACTTGCGGTGGTGATGTTATGGAGAAAGACTTCTTTCGTGATCACATAAGGAAATTTTTCCCGGTAGGAGGCATCTGTCATTTGGGGATTGAAATTGGCGAAAATGGCCGGTCCTTGGTAGTTTTCGGGGTGCCCGGAGTCGTCGATGCGGAGGTTTTCGATGATGATTCGTTCGGGCATATAGCAGGTATAGCCAAAATCATGATCGCCCGCATAGAAGCCGCTGATCAGGGCGGCGCTGACGGGCTTACCGTTGGACGGCACGAAAACACAGTTGCGGATGATCAGCTCTCCCTGCCAGGTACTGCCGTAGTCGGGGCGCAGGTTGACAATGCTTCGGCCGCGAATGGTGCAATTCTCTACCAGCAATCTGCCGCTGCCGATGGCATTGATGCCCATGTGGCCGAGGGTCGAGTGGCGAATGGTGGCATTGGCCACGCCCTGGTGGGCATCAAATCGGGAAAGGGTACAATGATCATACAACAGATTTTTGCAGAAGTTAGAACCCAAAATGCCCCAGTAGGTATTGTCGTTGATGTCGTTGGTCTGGCGGCAATTGACAAAAGAAACGTTCAGCGCCCGGTTGACGGAGAGGTCGTACGTGCCCATGGTCACGGGCTTGCCCGCCGCGCCGATGGTGCTGTAGGTCCGGTGACCGGTCAGGACGGTATTTTTCACCGTTACGTAGGCGCATTCCCCGATATTGATAAAACCTCCATAGGGCGCTCCGTGGTCTTCTTCGCCCGTGATGCGGTGCTCAAGTCCTTCCAAAAGCACGTTGGAGCGGCGGATGGCAATGTTTCGGTTATAATAGGTGTATTTTGATTCGGCTTTATTGGCAACGGTCGTAAAACGCCCTCCCGTGATCTTCAGCGTTGTTTCGTCGATGGGCAGTGCGGTAATGTCCGTGATTTGGTCAAAATCCCAGATAATCGGGGCGTTCATGTCAACGTTGCCGTTTTTGTCAACGGCAAAGATATCGGTCTGCGGAGAGCCGTTGTTTTGGTTGAGCCCAAACCGGATGTACTGCTTTACGTGGGTATTCATAACCGTGATGAGGCAGGTGCCGGGCAACGATGCGTCGATTTTTTTCTGATTTCTTTTCAGGGTGGCGATCGTTGTGAGTTTGAACGGTTGGAGGGCTGAGCTTACCGTAAAGACGGAAGCATTGCGATTCTGCACCTCGGTGTCGTCAATAATGAAGGCGGCCGTGCCGAAATCGGTGTCTGTCCGGATCACCGCCGTGCGTTCCCGGCCACTGATGTAGTAGGTCGCTCCCGGGTCGGCTTTTACCGTGAGTCCGTGGAGGTTGGCAACGGCATGGGTCGCCGCGATGGCGTCTATGTCATCGGTTTTGCCGTCGCCTTTGGCCCCTAAGTCGCGGTAACGGACCATACCGACGGCTTTAAATGCCGCCGCATCCTTTGGGGAGACGTTCACGTGCAGTTCTCCGTTTTCATGGGCGGTTACCTGTGTTTTTCGGTTTTCGGAGGTGATGATAATGTGTTCAAGCGGGTCTTTAGTCTGTCCGCGGGCGATCAATGCACCGATGAAAAAGAGGCAGGAGAGGAAGGTATACTTCATGTTGTGTGTTGGCTTGGTGGTGGTGAATGACAGAAAAACCGGGAAGATGCCCTAATCTACCGATGCCGTACGGTACCCTTGTCTGATTAAAGGGATACACGCCCCCAATCCCGGTGATTTCTGCGCTGCGGTTGACTTCTCCGGGCGGAGGGATAAAGTGGGGTTAAAACGCGACATTGCCAACATTTTTTCCCGGGTATGGGGTAGGAATTCCTCATAAAAAATACCCTTTAAAGAAGGGTTTGGAAGGGGTTATTGTTGAGTGATACCCCCGGATAAGGCGTTTTGGGTAAAGGGGGGCTCAGCAATGGTACATTTTTTTTGCTGATCCATCACCCATCAACCTGTATTTCAATGAAACGAATGATTTGGCCTCCCTTATACCTGCTGATGGCGGGTTTTTCAGCCGCCTGCGGCGGAAAGAACACCGCTGCTCACGTAGAAGCACCCGGCGATGAAAAACCGGCGGTGGATAAGGCGCTGACAGTCGGGGCGGATGTACTTCAGAACAAAACACCCCTGAAGAAGTTCAGTGCCTACCTGGACGGTTTTCATTTCTACAACGGAAACCTTAACGCCCAGATGGAAGCGCACCACTACGTCAATCAAATCAATGAGGATTTGTACCAGGCGATCATTTTTGACGGCAACGACGATGACGCAAAGATCATGGGAGTAGAGTACATCATTACCCCCAAACTGTTTAAGACGCTTAGCGAGGAAGAAAAAAAGCTGTGGCATTCGCATCATCATGAAGTGATGTCGGGTACCCTGATCGCACCGGGCATTCCGGAAGCGGCCGAACTCGCATTGATGAAAAAATTGGTGTCTACTTACGGAAAAACGATTCATACCTGGCACACCGACCAACACAGGACCCTGCCTTTGGGCGCGCCGATGATCATGATGGGCTTTACCAAGGACGGGCAGCTTCGCAAAGCGCTGGTGGAGGAAAGGGATAAGCGATTTAATGTTTCTACCGAAAAAAAGCGAAAAGACAGGGAGGATATTCCCCTGCCGGACGTAGACCCGTTGGCCAATGCCTGGGAAAAAGGGCAGGTCAGGCAGTTGATGATCACCGACAAAGCCGACAGTGCGCAGCATAAGCATCAGGGACCGGCGCCAAAAGAACCATAAAACCCATGGATCATCCGCAGACAGTGAAGGGCCCGTTGGCCGGCAGAACCGGTACGAGGAAGAGGTGTTGACGGGCGGGAAAGATTTCCACACCTTTTTCATAACTCTCCGGGATTGCTACTGATTTTCCCCGAACAGCCCGAATTTCCCCCAAAAATACGCCGGTATTTTTTTTGTGCTTTTTTATCCAAAAATAGAATAATGAAAAAGTCAATACTCTTCACCGTGCTTTTCATAACGGGTATCCTTTCGCTTTGGGCACAGAGAGGATTACCGCCCGATGCCAAAACCCGCTCCGTGCTGGTGACCAAATACGCCCAACACCTTGATTTCCTGCCGCCGATGGTCAAGCTGCTTAAGGTTCCCGACGGCTGGCAGGTAAAGGTAGCCGCTTCCGGATTGGGAAGGCCCCGGATGCTGTACCCCGGTCCCAACGGGGTGCTGTACATTACTCGCCGCGACGGAGGCGATGTGCTGATGCTCAGGGATGCCGATGGCGATCATCAATTTGAGGAGCTGGTCACGGTAGTGTATGACTTTAAAGGCGTTCATGGCATAACCGCCAAAGATGGCTGGATGTACCTGTGCAACAATAACGAGCTGCGTCGCTATAAAATGTTGCCCGACGGGCGGTTGGAAAAAACGGGCGAAACGTTGATCAATGACCTGCCCGACGGCGGACAACACCCCAATCGTACCATTGATTTCGGGCCTGACGGGATGCTTTACATTTCGGTGGGTACGCTGTGCAATGACTGTAAAGAGAGCGACAAGGAAACGGCATCTATGTTGCAGGTAGATCCCAACACCTGGAAACGCACACTTTTTGCCTCCGGTTTGCGCAACACCATCGGGTTTGACTGGCACCCCACTACCAAAGAACTCTGGGGGATTGACAACGGCGGTGACGGCAAAGGAAACCGGTGGCCGCCCGAAGAGGTCAACCATATCGTCAAAGGCGGTGTCTACGGCTATCCGTTTGCGTACGGGAAACGCGAGGTAGATGACAGCCGCGAAGATCCCGCCGGCGATACCAAAGAAGAATGGGTTAAAAATACGGTTGCCTCTACGCTTGAGCTGCCCGCGCACATGGCACCCATCGGATTCAAATTTTTCGGCAACGCGGCCAATATTCCCGCCGACTATGCCGAAGACGGCCTGGTTTGCTGGCATGGTTCGTGGAACCGCAGTAAACCCGTTGGATTTAAAGTACAGCGTATCAGGTTTCAAAACGGCGTAGCCGTAGGAGCCGAAGATTTTCTGACGGGATTTTTAACGCCGGGTTTTCCGCTGCTGAAACGAAAAGCCCGCTTCGGACGCCCTGCGGGGGTGACCATTACCCCTCAGGGAACCGTTTACATATCCGACGACGCCAACGGGGTCATTTATGCCATTACCCAAAAAACGGTTGACTCATCCATCTCAAAAGCCGGAAAATAATGAAAAAGTACCTATTGATCAGTCTTCTTTTGGCCGGTTGTATCAGTAATAAACCGTCGGCGCGTATCGAATTTGAAGCACCCGATGCCTACCCGGAAGGAGTGGCTTATGACAAAACGGCCGATGTATTCTATGTATCGTCCATGCGGACGGGCACCGTCGGGAAAGTGACCCGTCAGGGACAATACACGGCCCTGCATACCGACAGTTCGTTCAAATCATCGTATGGGATGAAAATGCATCCTGACGGCAAACGTTTATACGTATGCGTTGGGGATGCCAACTACAGTAAATACACCGCTCCCGACACCCGGCGTAAAATGGCGCGGTTGGTGAGTATTGATCCGGCATCCGGCAAACGGCTCTCCGACATCGACCTGTCGGGGCTGGTACCGGGCAAACATTTTCCGAACGATCTTGTGTTTGATGACAAAGGCAATATTTACCTGACTGATAGCTTTGCCCACGCCATTTATAAAATTACGCCTGAAGGCAAGGCCTCGGTGTTTGCCAAAGATAAGCGGTTTGAAACGGAAGGCATCGGACTCAACGGAATCGTGTATCACCCCGATGGCTTTCTTCTGGTGGATAACAGCAATACGGGTATGATTTATAAAGTGGACATTGCCCATCCCAAAAATGTGCAGAAAGTCGTGACAGATCA
Above is a window of Runella slithyformis DSM 19594 DNA encoding:
- a CDS encoding restriction endonuclease subunit S; the encoded protein is MQNNLLKYNHYKPSGVQWLGDIPEHWEVTFVKHLLSIPITDGPHTTPELLDEGIPFISAEAIKNGEIDFEKKRGFISLKDHLLFSKKYSPRKGDIYMVKSGATTGNVAMVKTNNDFSIWSPLAVFRAEAKKITPEYLHLFLQSYTFRKGVELSWSFGTQQNIGMGILSNLPVTYGSIAEQTVIAQFLDRKTAQIEVAITQKQRMIELLKERRQILIHQAVTRGLNPDVPMKDSGVEWIGEIPEHWEVKRLRHIGQCQNGVSKGAEYFGSGYPFISYGDVYKNIELPKTVNGLAESSIEDRKYYSVEEGDVLFTRTSETAEEIGFASTCLSTIENSTFAGFLIRFRPKQGALFKGFSKYYFSSKTHRAFFVKEMNLVIRASLSQELLRKMPILIPPIKEQIEIYNYLETATQKMDKAIGLKEQEIEKLKEYKASLINSVVTGKVKVIENPKGVA
- a CDS encoding HsdM family class I SAM-dependent methyltransferase; translation: MQRLHDTATNNQQILQANFEEYLNGFSPNVREIIDKFKLKSQVRHMAAKDVLLNVLEKFTSSYINLTPFEKLDPEGRKLPPLSNLGMGYVFEELIRKFNEDNNEEAGEHFTPREVIDLMTHVIFDPIKDDLPPVMTIYDPACGSGGMLTESQNFIKDEEGEIRAKGDVYLFGKEINDETYAICKSDMMIKGNNPENIRVGSTLSTDEFAGKTFDFMLSNPPYGKSWASEQKYIKDGKDIIDPRFQITLRDYWGNEEPADATPRSSDGQLLFLMEMVNKMKPLDKSPRGSRVASVHNGSSLFTGDAGGGESNIRRYIIENDWLEAIIQLPNNLFYNTGITTYIWVLSNRKAPHRQGKVQLIDAGQLYRKLRKNLGNKNCEFAPEHIREIVNVYTQMQAVERPGDEGLAAQVFDNRDFGYYKVTVERPKRLKAQFSTERIEELRFDKSLREPMQWAYEQWGEEVYTHLAQHEKAMTDWCEKNELNLNTKQLKTLTSPAAWQKQRDLLTAAAQLMQAIGTDEYNDFNVFKKEIDAELKAAKSKLSASEKNAILNAVSWYDATAEKVVKGITKLTGDKLDALLAHLGCDESQLTDYGYFATDKKGEYLEYETESDLRDTENVPLKENIHAYFLREVKPHVAEAWLNLDATKIGYEISFNKYFYRHKPLRSLEEVGADILQLDAESDGLIREILGL
- a CDS encoding type I restriction-modification system subunit M N-terminal domain-containing protein, with protein sequence MNTAVHNKLVSFIWSIADDCLRDVYVRGKYRDVILPMVVLRRLDTLLETTKEAVMEELAFQRDEAGFTEWDENGLRDASGYVF
- a CDS encoding OBAP family protein produces the protein MKRMIWPPLYLLMAGFSAACGGKNTAAHVEAPGDEKPAVDKALTVGADVLQNKTPLKKFSAYLDGFHFYNGNLNAQMEAHHYVNQINEDLYQAIIFDGNDDDAKIMGVEYIITPKLFKTLSEEEKKLWHSHHHEVMSGTLIAPGIPEAAELALMKKLVSTYGKTIHTWHTDQHRTLPLGAPMIMMGFTKDGQLRKALVEERDKRFNVSTEKKRKDREDIPLPDVDPLANAWEKGQVRQLMITDKADSAQHKHQGPAPKEP
- a CDS encoding SMP-30/gluconolactonase/LRE family protein, producing MKKYLLISLLLAGCISNKPSARIEFEAPDAYPEGVAYDKTADVFYVSSMRTGTVGKVTRQGQYTALHTDSSFKSSYGMKMHPDGKRLYVCVGDANYSKYTAPDTRRKMARLVSIDPASGKRLSDIDLSGLVPGKHFPNDLVFDDKGNIYLTDSFAHAIYKITPEGKASVFAKDKRFETEGIGLNGIVYHPDGFLLVDNSNTGMIYKVDIAHPKNVQKVVTDQYFLGADGLLLNDSNTLTVVVNGGNDKIYQLTTEDHWKSARLSATTLITDRFTYPATAALAGKEIWVMNAGTNELVDSNAVPAKKFAIQFAPLKSIPKKLAGR